From Gimesia panareensis, the proteins below share one genomic window:
- a CDS encoding ABC transporter substrate-binding protein, which translates to MSDEGFTDPLDGEETVDEFPPVNVEEEDTVDQFPPIDIKEIDKTVIGVDSSASKSAQDLAGPSAEKAAAWIGRKLGKYEITGLLGQGGMGVVYRAHDETIGRDVAIKLLPAELASDKNMLERFLAEARAAGRLTHPHIVSIHDIGQEGDVNYIVMELMTGGSADDHLETVGPYSPLQATRIIADACEGLMVAHASGLVHRDIKPANLLQSRHGTIKVADFGLAKRVVQQSHQLTQDGQLIGTPYFMSPEQCESKPVDLRSDIYSLGATYYTLLTGDHPYEDAGSIVQIMYAHCHADLLDPRDVDAKIPDKCAAIVQKSMAKKPEDRYQSAQEMLLDLKAITANSEKYGDTTVLSQEELERAHSSAKSPAGWQKIAFNSVMFLVTFLLLTLVPYYFWNGNQNQGAGPVPTPVSQAKALPASQGITADKIILGTSTAMTGANKELGNNMVMGMQACFKRINDEGGIGGRKIELVVKDDGYEPDQALENMHRLFEDDRIFAVIGNVGTPTAKATVPYANENQHLFFAPFTGAQALRRDPPDRYVFNLRASYADETAAMVHYFVEHERIAPDKIAVFAQNDSFGDDGFAGVAKALGKYKVQPENILRVGYDRNTTQISGAVEQLVQNQNQIEALIMVATFKPAALMVQQIKDRQLKIQTAAVSFVGSELLAQQFKEMGAKYAEGVIVTQVVPYYLSSATGVLRYRDAMKKYYPLSKPGFVSLEGYLAAECLVEGMKKLQASGKAFTTENLIDSLEQIKNLDLGIGPIINFGPSRHQASDRVWGTILGKDARYKELDLE; encoded by the coding sequence GTGTCGGACGAAGGTTTTACAGATCCCCTGGATGGTGAAGAAACTGTGGATGAATTTCCCCCAGTCAATGTGGAAGAGGAGGATACTGTCGATCAGTTTCCCCCGATTGACATCAAGGAGATTGATAAAACCGTAATCGGTGTCGACAGTTCCGCCAGTAAATCCGCCCAGGATCTGGCTGGTCCTTCCGCGGAAAAAGCGGCTGCCTGGATTGGTAGAAAACTGGGTAAGTATGAAATTACCGGTTTGCTCGGGCAGGGAGGCATGGGTGTTGTCTATCGCGCCCATGATGAAACCATCGGCCGCGATGTTGCCATCAAGCTGTTACCAGCCGAATTAGCCTCCGATAAAAACATGCTGGAACGATTCCTGGCTGAAGCCAGAGCGGCGGGCCGGTTAACCCATCCCCATATCGTGTCGATTCACGACATTGGCCAGGAAGGGGATGTGAATTATATCGTCATGGAACTGATGACGGGGGGCAGTGCTGACGATCACCTGGAGACGGTTGGTCCCTATTCGCCTCTCCAGGCGACCCGGATCATTGCCGATGCCTGCGAAGGTCTGATGGTGGCTCACGCTTCCGGTCTGGTGCACCGGGATATCAAGCCGGCGAACCTGTTGCAGTCCAGGCATGGCACAATCAAGGTAGCGGACTTCGGTCTGGCCAAGCGGGTAGTGCAGCAGTCTCATCAACTGACTCAGGACGGGCAGCTCATCGGTACGCCTTACTTTATGAGCCCGGAACAGTGTGAGTCGAAGCCGGTTGATTTACGCAGCGACATCTACTCCCTGGGAGCAACATATTATACCCTGCTTACCGGGGACCATCCTTACGAAGACGCGGGCAGTATTGTTCAGATCATGTATGCACACTGCCATGCCGATCTGCTGGATCCACGTGATGTGGATGCGAAGATCCCGGATAAATGTGCCGCGATCGTTCAGAAATCGATGGCGAAGAAACCCGAAGATCGCTATCAGTCTGCTCAGGAAATGCTGCTCGATTTAAAGGCGATTACTGCGAATTCGGAAAAGTACGGCGATACAACTGTTCTGAGCCAGGAAGAACTGGAAAGGGCACATTCCTCAGCAAAGTCGCCTGCGGGCTGGCAGAAAATTGCTTTCAACAGTGTGATGTTCCTGGTGACCTTTTTACTGCTGACTCTGGTGCCTTATTACTTCTGGAATGGCAATCAGAATCAGGGGGCTGGTCCTGTACCAACGCCTGTATCTCAGGCGAAAGCGCTGCCTGCCAGTCAGGGGATCACAGCGGACAAAATCATTCTGGGAACCTCAACCGCCATGACCGGTGCCAACAAGGAACTGGGCAATAATATGGTCATGGGGATGCAGGCCTGTTTTAAACGTATCAATGACGAAGGCGGAATTGGCGGACGCAAGATCGAGCTGGTAGTGAAAGACGATGGCTACGAGCCCGATCAGGCACTCGAAAACATGCACCGCCTGTTTGAGGATGACAGGATTTTCGCTGTCATCGGAAATGTGGGAACTCCGACTGCCAAAGCCACGGTACCGTATGCGAATGAGAATCAGCACCTGTTCTTCGCTCCCTTTACCGGGGCTCAGGCATTACGCCGGGATCCGCCCGATCGTTATGTCTTCAATCTGCGGGCCAGCTATGCCGACGAAACCGCGGCGATGGTGCACTACTTTGTTGAACATGAGCGGATCGCACCAGACAAGATTGCTGTCTTTGCACAGAATGATTCCTTTGGTGATGATGGTTTTGCCGGGGTTGCCAAAGCGCTTGGGAAGTACAAAGTTCAACCGGAAAACATTCTTCGTGTGGGTTACGACCGGAATACGACCCAGATTTCCGGGGCGGTCGAGCAGCTTGTCCAGAATCAGAATCAGATCGAGGCGCTGATCATGGTGGCGACTTTCAAGCCCGCCGCTTTGATGGTTCAACAGATCAAGGATCGCCAGCTAAAGATCCAGACCGCTGCCGTTTCCTTTGTGGGTAGCGAGTTGCTGGCGCAGCAGTTTAAAGAAATGGGGGCGAAGTATGCTGAAGGAGTGATCGTCACCCAGGTCGTGCCCTATTATCTGTCCAGTGCTACGGGAGTCTTGCGCTACCGGGATGCGATGAAAAAATACTACCCGCTTTCCAAGCCGGGGTTTGTTTCCCTGGAAGGGTACCTGGCTGCAGAGTGCCTGGTCGAAGGTATGAAAAAACTCCAGGCTTCCGGCAAAGCATTCACGACTGAAAATCTGATTGATTCCCTGGAGCAGATCAAGAATCTGGATCTGGGGATCGGGCCGATTATTAACTTCGGGCCTTCGCGTCATCAGGCTTCAGATCGCGTCTGGGGCACTATTCTCGGCAAAGATGCCCGCTACAAAGAACTGGATCTGGAATAA
- a CDS encoding serine/threonine protein kinase, which yields MNSEILTQMVTTAEPGSEYCTLEELATQFVDEYRRWLNPSIEDYATAYPEYASEIRESFPVLIAMEEWKGNQEITCLKQQAADCLNLRQLGNCHLTREMSRSRTAIIFEAVQGAQRRPVAVKLMPWKSELTPRWRDRFEREARLTFRLKHQNIISIYSTGEDQGYSFAVMQQVRGVGLNQVIACLSGAIHTEIANCDQSHPGVQQAQSVADSLQQDPWRGYASLALQMANALRYAHSRGTLHNDFRPENILVNSDLDCWLTGFALPQFAEGALKQQQTLTLRNQSPERFCGEVSEQSDLYSVGMTLYELATGVPAFAARNSQQLLELITHSEPQRPGDLATDMPTSFEAIILNCISRSPGERYQTADELSIDLVRFLNGKSVRRRVSRQSAFRDKWSWFWRKTKCPLG from the coding sequence ATGAATTCTGAGATTTTGACACAGATGGTCACCACTGCAGAACCTGGCTCGGAATACTGTACACTCGAGGAGCTCGCGACTCAATTTGTGGATGAGTATCGCCGCTGGTTAAATCCGTCTATCGAAGACTATGCAACTGCTTATCCGGAGTATGCATCAGAAATCCGCGAAAGCTTTCCCGTCCTGATCGCGATGGAAGAATGGAAAGGCAATCAGGAGATTACCTGCCTGAAGCAACAGGCCGCTGATTGTCTGAACCTCAGGCAACTGGGAAACTGTCATTTGACGCGCGAGATGAGTCGCAGTCGCACGGCGATAATTTTTGAAGCAGTGCAGGGGGCTCAGCGACGCCCGGTGGCAGTAAAACTGATGCCCTGGAAATCAGAATTGACGCCCCGCTGGCGCGATCGTTTTGAACGGGAAGCCCGCCTGACGTTTCGTTTGAAGCATCAGAATATTATTTCCATCTATAGTACAGGGGAAGATCAGGGATATTCTTTTGCCGTGATGCAACAGGTACGGGGGGTTGGGTTGAACCAGGTCATTGCCTGTCTCTCCGGGGCAATTCATACCGAAATCGCAAATTGTGATCAGTCACATCCAGGTGTGCAACAGGCGCAGTCAGTGGCAGATTCATTGCAGCAGGATCCCTGGCGTGGATATGCATCACTCGCATTACAGATGGCAAATGCCCTGCGCTATGCGCACAGTCGGGGGACGCTACATAATGATTTCCGCCCGGAGAATATCCTGGTGAATTCAGATTTGGACTGCTGGCTGACAGGATTCGCGCTGCCTCAGTTTGCGGAAGGCGCATTAAAGCAGCAGCAGACTTTAACATTGCGAAATCAGTCGCCAGAGCGTTTTTGTGGCGAGGTCAGCGAGCAGAGTGACCTGTATTCCGTGGGGATGACGTTGTACGAACTTGCTACAGGCGTTCCCGCCTTTGCAGCACGGAACAGTCAGCAACTGCTGGAACTGATCACTCATTCTGAACCTCAACGGCCTGGCGATCTGGCAACTGATATGCCGACGTCTTTCGAAGCTATCATTCTGAACTGTATTTCCAGGTCACCCGGGGAGCGATATCAGACAGCCGATGAACTGAGTATCGATCTGGTGCGATTTCTGAATGGCAAAAGTGTGCGGCGTCGCGTCAGTCGACAGTCAGCCTTCCGGGATAAATGGTCCTGGTTCTGGCGTAAAACGAAGTGTCCGCTGGGTTGA
- a CDS encoding PVC-type heme-binding CxxCH protein yields MLSAVRPLYSSQIPFSFLLSMLVSIASLTVGPGGVKSAEKQVTESGNRLVYLDQDDPYYVSQNFPKLATPQWYGDKQVKAVCVLAIDDMRDVQKYETYLRPILERLKEINGRAGVSIMTCRVDPKDPHLQTWIKEGVSIDVHTYDHPCPLLKDRDFAKAKGTVEKCIDLLSEIPHSHPVAYRMPCCDSLNTVSPRFFTEIFNQTTPAGNFLQIDTSVFHVFTDQDPELPKELVTDPNGQGRIEKYVPTDRGFVNTIFNYPYPYPISRLCWEFSCVTPSDWSAQHRQKPFNPLTVRDWTAVIDATVVKEGTFNLVFHPHGWISNEQIIKLIDHAVQKHGSAVQFLSFREVLDRMNQHLLAGQPLRNRQGADNGVRLLDLNADGFMDVVIGNEQVQKTRIWNPGQQTWSETGFPTRLVAASDTQGKQAIRGRFGVLNGQVILLTLTPEVSAAWKFDGKQWTSASELLAGLPEGADALFTLKAGVDQGLRLRDLNHDGQCELIVSNPEQNLIFAWSEKQGRWQKLPWSLPQPATIVDDQGRDAGLRFVDVNEDGFEDTLFSNEDHASLYLFTSLKSGWKKVFDQERADAEGPVPMISRKGTNNGAWFHSKHLWVQNEDTAKKKHLVAGKSFEEMLAEQGPQPKSKEEALKTIKVKPGFHVELVAAEPLVKDPIAFDWGPDGKLWVAEMADYPLGVNESGTFDGRIRFLEDTDGDGKYDRSTVFLEGVGYPTGVMAWRKGAIVTTAPEVFYAEDTDGDGKADQRESLFTGFGEGNQQHRVNGLRWGLDNWVYLANGDSGGDLRSVKTGQKLNFGRRDLRIKPDTGQMDPQSGQTQFGRERDDWGNWFGSNNSNPAFHYALADHYLRRNKNLIAPDAKVQVSVRPGAATIFPVSRTQVRFNDFNKVNRITSACGLCFYRDNLLGTEFAGNSFICEPVHNLVHREIVKPKGTTFTSQRAESEQDSEFLASTDNWFRPTMARTGPDGALWVADMYRHVIEHPQWIPKEMQEKLDLRAGKEQGRIYKVVPDKAPLRAVPRLDQLSPQELVEQLESPNGTLRDMVQKLMVTRGDQSVVPYLKQMVKQGNSPTARLQALCTLDGLDAISEEVLITALEDKHPGVRRHAIRLSEPFLNQSPELGKRLLALVDDPDPQLQMQLAYSLGEWKSPQAGSALARLAIQHDQDPYLRTAILSSVGNHLDSFTTSLFDELQGKQPPLQILNSLVGMAVSAGQQNVLVAIYDRTAQPLQNKNWQAWQFEVVATLLQSLARRNQSLPQYAQKAGPELRKALHELKPLFQAAREIAVDESATVDSRRQVVSLLGNGFEQREEDLGLLSELLSPRNPRALQSAAVTALSQFGNQQTMQLMLARWKNYGPGLRSEVLNSLLSRKAGVQAVLDGLKNKSISAADIDASSRQILLSHKDRQVQQRAKALLASALNTDRAKVVAEHSTVISLKGNADAGHQVFVKRCAVCHQLNKEGKPIGPDLSALTDKSPRALLAAILDPNRAVENKYVSYIAVTEDGLTFNGLLASESGESISLVQTDGKTKTLLREDLEELMSTGKSLMPEGLEKDMTPQNLADVIAYLNTAELPRKTFPGNEPAVVEAEALRGDYFLTPQLAEIYGSTLKFESKYKNLGYWQSENDRAVWTLAVPCSGRYDVYLEYACPPGTAGDQLLLEVDGQQLFWTVPSTGSWDVYQNRRIGTISLSAGKPRLSLHSQGKLKNALLDLKTVRLRESSN; encoded by the coding sequence ATGCTTTCCGCTGTTCGCCCCCTTTATTCTTCCCAGATTCCTTTTTCATTCCTGCTGTCGATGCTGGTGAGTATTGCCAGTCTGACTGTTGGACCGGGGGGCGTAAAATCTGCCGAGAAGCAGGTAACCGAATCAGGCAATCGGCTGGTCTATCTGGATCAGGATGATCCTTATTATGTCTCTCAAAATTTTCCCAAATTGGCGACGCCTCAGTGGTATGGCGACAAGCAGGTCAAGGCGGTCTGCGTGCTGGCGATCGACGACATGCGGGATGTCCAGAAATACGAGACCTACCTGCGGCCGATCCTGGAGCGGCTGAAAGAGATTAACGGGCGTGCCGGTGTCAGCATCATGACCTGCCGCGTCGATCCGAAAGATCCGCATCTGCAGACGTGGATTAAGGAGGGCGTGAGTATCGATGTGCATACTTACGATCATCCCTGTCCCCTGCTGAAAGATCGTGATTTTGCCAAAGCCAAAGGGACTGTCGAGAAATGCATCGATCTGCTGAGCGAGATTCCCCACAGTCATCCGGTGGCGTATCGCATGCCCTGCTGCGATTCACTCAATACGGTCAGTCCCCGTTTTTTTACCGAAATTTTTAATCAGACCACTCCCGCAGGGAACTTTCTGCAGATCGACACTTCTGTCTTTCATGTGTTTACTGACCAGGATCCGGAACTGCCAAAAGAACTGGTTACCGATCCCAACGGGCAGGGGAGAATTGAAAAGTACGTTCCCACGGATCGGGGTTTCGTGAATACGATTTTCAATTACCCCTATCCCTATCCCATCTCGCGACTCTGCTGGGAATTTTCCTGTGTGACTCCCAGCGACTGGTCTGCCCAGCATCGTCAAAAGCCGTTCAATCCGCTGACGGTACGTGACTGGACCGCGGTGATCGATGCGACCGTCGTCAAAGAGGGGACGTTTAACCTGGTCTTCCACCCGCATGGCTGGATCAGTAATGAGCAGATCATCAAGCTGATCGACCACGCGGTCCAGAAGCATGGTTCCGCGGTGCAGTTTCTCTCCTTCCGGGAAGTTCTGGATCGGATGAATCAGCATCTGCTGGCGGGCCAACCCCTGCGCAACAGACAGGGGGCAGATAACGGTGTGAGACTTTTGGATCTGAACGCAGATGGATTTATGGATGTGGTCATTGGTAATGAACAGGTGCAGAAAACCCGCATCTGGAATCCCGGACAACAGACCTGGAGTGAAACCGGTTTTCCTACCCGTCTGGTTGCTGCGTCTGACACACAGGGAAAGCAGGCTATCCGGGGCCGCTTCGGTGTTTTGAACGGGCAGGTCATCCTGCTGACGCTCACGCCTGAAGTCTCGGCTGCCTGGAAGTTCGATGGCAAACAATGGACGTCGGCTTCCGAACTGCTGGCGGGCTTGCCTGAGGGGGCGGATGCATTATTTACCCTCAAAGCTGGCGTGGACCAGGGGCTGCGGTTGCGGGATTTGAATCATGATGGACAGTGCGAATTGATTGTTTCGAATCCAGAACAGAACCTGATTTTTGCGTGGTCAGAGAAACAGGGGCGCTGGCAAAAATTGCCCTGGTCGCTTCCTCAGCCGGCAACGATTGTCGATGACCAGGGTCGCGACGCGGGCCTGCGGTTTGTCGATGTGAATGAAGATGGTTTTGAGGATACTCTGTTTTCGAATGAAGACCACGCCTCGTTGTATCTGTTTACCTCGCTGAAGTCGGGCTGGAAGAAAGTCTTTGACCAGGAGCGGGCCGATGCCGAAGGGCCAGTGCCGATGATTTCACGGAAAGGGACCAACAATGGGGCCTGGTTCCATTCGAAGCATCTCTGGGTGCAGAATGAAGATACAGCGAAGAAGAAGCACCTGGTCGCAGGTAAGTCATTTGAAGAGATGCTGGCAGAGCAGGGACCGCAGCCCAAATCTAAGGAAGAGGCTCTGAAAACGATCAAGGTTAAACCGGGTTTTCATGTCGAACTGGTGGCGGCGGAACCGCTAGTCAAAGATCCGATTGCCTTTGACTGGGGGCCGGATGGAAAGCTCTGGGTCGCGGAAATGGCAGACTACCCGCTGGGCGTCAATGAATCGGGAACGTTTGATGGACGCATTCGTTTTCTGGAAGATACCGACGGCGACGGCAAGTATGATCGGTCAACAGTCTTTCTGGAAGGGGTGGGCTATCCGACGGGAGTGATGGCCTGGCGGAAGGGGGCCATCGTGACAACCGCTCCTGAGGTCTTCTATGCCGAAGATACGGACGGAGATGGCAAAGCGGATCAACGCGAATCCCTGTTTACTGGATTTGGAGAAGGGAACCAGCAGCACCGCGTGAATGGGCTGCGGTGGGGCCTGGATAACTGGGTTTACCTGGCGAACGGAGACTCGGGCGGCGATTTGCGCTCAGTGAAGACGGGCCAGAAATTGAATTTCGGTCGCCGGGATCTGCGCATCAAACCGGATACCGGCCAGATGGATCCCCAGTCGGGGCAGACTCAGTTCGGCCGGGAGCGGGATGACTGGGGCAACTGGTTCGGCAGCAATAACAGCAATCCCGCGTTTCATTATGCCCTGGCGGATCACTATCTCCGCCGCAATAAGAATCTGATTGCCCCCGATGCGAAGGTGCAGGTCTCGGTGCGTCCCGGGGCAGCGACCATTTTTCCGGTCAGTCGCACGCAGGTGCGTTTCAACGACTTCAACAAAGTGAATCGAATTACCTCCGCCTGTGGTCTCTGCTTTTATCGAGATAACCTGCTGGGAACGGAGTTCGCAGGCAATTCCTTTATCTGTGAACCAGTACATAATCTGGTCCACCGCGAAATCGTCAAGCCGAAAGGGACGACGTTTACCAGCCAGCGGGCGGAGAGTGAGCAGGATTCGGAGTTCCTGGCGTCTACGGATAACTGGTTCCGGCCTACGATGGCACGCACCGGCCCTGATGGCGCACTTTGGGTGGCAGACATGTATCGGCATGTGATCGAGCATCCGCAATGGATCCCCAAAGAAATGCAGGAGAAACTGGATCTGCGGGCCGGCAAGGAACAGGGGCGGATTTACAAAGTTGTTCCTGATAAGGCTCCCTTACGCGCCGTGCCACGCCTCGATCAGCTCTCTCCTCAGGAACTGGTTGAGCAGCTGGAAAGTCCGAATGGGACGCTGCGGGACATGGTACAGAAACTGATGGTGACGCGCGGCGATCAATCGGTGGTTCCGTACCTCAAACAAATGGTCAAGCAGGGCAATTCACCCACCGCACGTCTGCAGGCCCTGTGCACCCTGGACGGGTTGGACGCAATCTCAGAAGAAGTTCTGATTACGGCCCTGGAAGACAAACATCCCGGAGTTCGCCGGCATGCGATTCGACTCAGTGAGCCTTTTTTGAACCAGTCACCGGAACTGGGCAAACGGCTGCTTGCACTGGTGGACGATCCGGATCCGCAACTGCAGATGCAACTGGCTTATTCACTGGGAGAATGGAAATCACCCCAGGCAGGTTCAGCGCTGGCACGACTGGCGATCCAACATGATCAGGATCCGTATCTGCGAACGGCGATTTTGAGTTCGGTTGGAAATCATCTGGATTCATTCACAACGTCTCTGTTTGATGAGTTACAGGGAAAACAGCCACCGCTGCAGATCTTGAACTCGCTGGTGGGGATGGCAGTCTCTGCCGGTCAGCAGAATGTGCTGGTGGCGATTTACGATCGCACCGCGCAACCTTTGCAGAACAAGAACTGGCAGGCCTGGCAGTTTGAAGTGGTAGCGACCTTACTGCAGTCCCTGGCACGGCGGAATCAGAGTCTGCCGCAATATGCTCAGAAAGCTGGCCCCGAATTGCGGAAAGCTTTACATGAACTCAAACCGCTGTTCCAGGCGGCGCGGGAGATTGCAGTTGACGAATCGGCGACCGTCGATTCCCGCAGGCAGGTTGTGTCTTTGCTTGGGAACGGTTTTGAGCAACGCGAAGAGGATCTGGGACTGTTGTCCGAGCTGTTGTCGCCTCGTAATCCACGTGCATTGCAAAGTGCTGCTGTGACTGCCCTGTCTCAATTTGGAAATCAGCAGACAATGCAACTGATGCTGGCACGCTGGAAGAACTATGGCCCCGGCTTGCGTTCAGAGGTTCTGAATTCTCTGCTCAGTCGCAAGGCGGGAGTTCAAGCGGTGCTGGACGGATTGAAGAACAAGTCGATCTCGGCAGCAGACATCGATGCTTCGAGTCGCCAGATACTGTTGAGTCATAAGGATCGTCAAGTGCAGCAACGAGCGAAAGCGTTACTGGCCTCTGCACTCAATACGGATCGTGCGAAGGTGGTCGCCGAACATTCTACAGTGATTTCCCTGAAAGGAAATGCAGATGCCGGTCATCAGGTTTTTGTCAAACGCTGTGCTGTGTGTCATCAGCTCAACAAGGAGGGCAAGCCGATCGGTCCTGATCTGTCCGCATTGACGGATAAGTCCCCGCGGGCGCTGCTGGCTGCCATTCTCGATCCGAATCGAGCCGTGGAGAATAAATACGTCAGCTACATCGCTGTTACCGAAGATGGTCTGACCTTTAACGGTTTACTGGCATCGGAAAGTGGTGAGAGCATTTCGCTGGTTCAGACGGATGGCAAGACAAAGACGCTGTTGCGTGAAGACCTGGAAGAACTGATGAGCACCGGCAAGTCTCTGATGCCGGAAGGGCTGGAAAAAGATATGACACCTCAAAACCTGGCGGACGTGATTGCCTATCTGAATACAGCAGAGTTGCCTCGAAAGACCTTCCCCGGAAATGAGCCAGCTGTTGTGGAGGCGGAAGCACTTCGCGGTGACTATTTCCTGACTCCGCAACTGGCTGAGATCTACGGTTCCACGCTCAAGTTTGAGAGCAAATACAAGAATCTGGGATATTGGCAAAGCGAGAATGACCGTGCCGTCTGGACGTTGGCTGTCCCCTGTTCCGGTCGGTACGATGTCTACCTCGAATACGCCTGTCCTCCCGGGACGGCAGGTGACCAGCTTCTTCTGGAGGTCGATGGCCAGCAGCTGTTCTGGACGGTGCCGTCTACCGGGAGTTGGGATGTCTACCAGAACCGCCGGATTGGTACGATCAGTCTGTCGGCAGGTAAGCCCCGGCTGTCGCTCCATAGCCAGGGGAAGCTCAAAAATGCCCTGCTGGATCTGAAAACGGTTCGCTTACGAGAATCCAGCAACTGA